The genomic region cctgcgccgccagagtctcccgtctgtcctgcgccgccagagtctcccgtctgtcctgcgccgccagagtctcccgtctgtcctgcgccgccagagtctccccgtctgtcctgcgccgccagagtctcccgtctgtctgcgccgccagagtctcccgtctgtcctgcgccgccagagtctcccgtctgtcctgcgccgccagagtctcccgtctgtcctgcgccgccagagtctcccgtctgtcctgcgccgccagagtctcccgtctgtcctgcgccgccagagtctcccgtctgtcctgcgccgccagagtctcccgtctgtcctgcgccgccagagtctcccgtctgtcctgcgcCGCCAGAGTCTGTCTGTCCTGCGCCGCCAGAGTCTGTCCTGCGCCGCCAGAGTCCCCGTCTGTCctgcgccgccagagtctcccgtctgtcctgcgccgccagagtctcccgtctgtcctgcgccgccagagtctcccgtctgtcctgcgccgccagagtctcccgtctgtcctgcgccgccagagtctcccgtctgtcctgcgccgccagagtctcccgtctgtcctgcgccgccagagtctcccgtctgtcctgcgccgccagagtctcccgtctgtcctgcgccgccagagtctcccgtctgtcctgcaccgccagccagccaggagctgccagagccgtcagccagccaggagctacccttcagtcctgagcttccaattaacttctgggccacacaCTGATTGCAGTCCATTTtagcataatcaatgcttggactTTGTCTGAATTTGTGGGTGTTGTTTGTCCactcgcctcttgaggattgaccacaagttctcaatgggattaaggtctggggagtttcctggccatggaccccaaatattaagctgtttaaaggcacagtcaacttattgtatgtaaacttctgacccactggaattgtgatacagtgaaataatctgtctgtaaacaattgttggaaaaagacttgtcatgcacaaagtagatgtcctaaccgacttgccaaaactatagtttgttaacaagaaattaatggagtggttgaaaatctatttttaatgaatccaacctaagtatataatcttccaacttcaactgtatgccaTATATTGCAACTCGATACTGTTTTTATTgagattcgatgttccaaacatattgctgctgcagaaggacaagagagccatcagaaaatacattttgatcagtcatggaaatacaAGTGCTGAAATCACAAGTGCTGGTTCCCTATTTAAAAGATGGAGAAATGGCTATGAAGGAAAATTACTGGAATTTTGGTACAGGTACAGGAAACTAATGCAAAAATTAAAATGGTGATATTgagctatactgaacaaaaatataaatacaaaatgtaaagtgtttgtttcatgagctgaaataaaagatcccagaaatgttccatatgcgtaaaaagcttatttctctcatttttgtgcacaaatttgtttacatccctgttagtgagcatttctcctttgccaagttaatccattcacctgacaggtgtagcagatcaagaagctgattaaacagcatgatcattacacaggtgcaccttctgcTGGGGACAAATATAATTtggttcatttctctaccataaacctccTCCAACGTaaatttagagaatttggcagtatttTGCACACATCTTTATGCTACTTGGGGATTTAGTATTGTTGGTATTTCAGATTTTTGTTACGATGTGTGTTTGCATGTCTGATTTGGTATGTGTTTTGACAATTAGTATTTGGTCTTATTGTGGCTTTTGTTAAATGCCTTTAGTAGGGTGTCTTATGTGACCCATTGTGCAAATCAAatcagtttatttgtcacgtgcgccgaatacatagaccttacagtgaaatgcttacttacaggctctaaccaatggtgggAAAAAAAgatgtgtgtaggtaagtaaataaataaaacgacagtaaaaagacatttgaaaaaagagtagcaaggctatatacagacctgttagtcaggcttattgaggtagtatgtacatgtaggtatcgttaaagtgactatgcatatgatgaacagagagtagcagaagcataaaaagaggggttggtgggtggtgggtgggacacaatgcagatagcccggttagccaatgtgcgggagcactggttggttgggccaatttaggtagtatgtacatgaatgtatagttaaagtgactatgcatatatgataaacagggggtagcagcagcgtaaaagaggggttggggggacacacaatgcaaatagtccgggtaaccatttggttacctgttcaggagtcttatggcttgtgtgTAAAAACTCTTGAGAatcctttttgtcctagacttggctctccggtaccgcttgccatgcggtagtagagagaacagtctatgactggggtggctgggctctttgacaatttttagggccttcctctgtcaCCGCCTGGTCCCGGATGACAGGCAGCttaaccccagtgatgtactgggccatacacactaccctctgaagtgccttgcggtcggaggccgagcaattgccgtaccaggcagcgATGCAagcggtcaggatgctctccatgttgcagctgtagaaccttttgaggatctccggacccatgccaaatctttttagtttcctgagggggaattggctttgtcgtgccctcttcacggctgtcttggtgtgtttgccATCAAGCATGCTGTTTGAAGGATACACACACCAGGAGAGCTCTCAAGACTTGGATCACTGATTCTTGGCAAAAGTGTATCTTCAATATTTCCAAAtaagtaaaaatgtattttttctcCCCCTTAGTAGCTCTGACTTTACTGATAGCTACTTCATTGgggaaaatgtacttactattaCTGTGATCTTTGCTTGTCCCTCCTAGCTGTTTTAAGATGAATGCTCTGGATAAgcatgtctgctaaatgactaaaatgtaagtGAGTCCAGGAAGTTATTTATTGTCCTGTTTATTCACACCATCTGTTTTCTCTTCTCCTGTCCAGGCATTGAAAGCCATCGTAGCTATGGACACAGCTGGCCTAGTTTTAGGATGGCGGTACTTCGACCACGCGGCCCATCTCGGCGGAGCTCTTTTTGGCATGTAAGTCTCACTCTGTTCAGCTAGGCGGAAAACCTTTTGGCTTGCAAGTCAGCTTcaagtccatctgtctgtctgctctcattCACTTATTCAattactctctcacacactcatccCCATTAAAATGACTTGCACAGGGCAGCAACAAAACATCTCAACATCTAATCAAGCTAGCTGTCTTTGACCATCTTCTCCACAATACCCCGGCTCTGCCGATTTTTGTTTGGGTGTCACTTaatcctctacccccaccccctctaAAAACTGCTCCAGGGGTGACCACTCTTCTTCTCTTACCCCATACTGCTCCCAACCTATCGTGTACATGTGTGGTATTGGATCGGGTACCAAGACAGCCCAAATTGACAAATTAAGATATGTTATTGTATTCTCGTTTAAGCTCTGTCATTCtacctctcttcctatctctaTATGTTCCtcacctattctctctctctgatttcttTTTTTTGTAGCTGGTACATCATGTATGGCCACGAGCTGATATGGAAGAATCGCGAGCCTCTAGTTAAGGTGTGGCACGACCTTAGGACGAAGGGTCCTGGTGGGGGAGGAAACGGTGGCAGCGGCCCCCTGTAGAGCGCACTGGACTGTGTGAATGCATATGGATGGCAGAAGATTGTCAATAGTATCAACAGCCTTGCTGGCCACACAAACCAAAGCCAAACTCTCCATTTACCCCACACAGACACAAGCTCTATGTttgtctctcacactcacacatgtAAATGCCATCTGTAttcagtactctctctctcactcacttatACACACATACTACAAAATAATGCAGGGCTTTTGTGTTAATCATGCTTTTATGTGTttgtgagagaagagaggacacaatggggacatattgtgaatacaggccctagTGTAACTCAATAAAGTGTTGATCTATAATTAGTTTAACCTTTTTACATCATAATCAGTAAGATTATATGTGAATACGGACCCAGGAGCCTACAGGTCGTCATCATCTCCCCAAATGCTGAGGTGGAGGTTTAAACCCTAAGATACGAAACCCCTCCCACTGTCAGTACAGGGGATGGCTAGGGAGCTACAATGTCAAAACCGATATCACATCTACATGTGTTTTTTATATGATGAAGTCTATATTCAAAGGCACTCATTATTCACTGGTCCCTGCAAAGAGcaggtgttaatgttttgtagactcagTGTGTGTACAGGAATATTTGTTGTAGATTAAAGAAAACGTTTAGTTTATTTGATTCAAATAAAATGTGTATTTGTCTTGCTCCAAGCTATAGCTCTACTTGGATTTATTTCCATATGTACAGTATTTACCATGTAGGATTGTCTTGACTATTTCACTAAAAGAGTCTCATGTCTATCAAACTGAGAAAGGTGatggactaaccctaacccactatatGTCGGTAGTTCAGATAAAGTATTTTCCTGGTTGTTAAAACCACGTTAACAAAACGTCTTTGTACAACCATCATACAATCTGACCATGATGACATAAAATACATCATATTGACGACAGTGCAACCAGTTTTGCCAACTGGCATATAGCTAACACTCATTGTTTGTAGGTTAATAACTACTACATAACAAAAACATGTTGTTCTGCCTTATCTCTTCCAAGTAAATCAGGCAGCATAACCGACCACTATGCTTTTAGCCTTCCAGGTCCTGGGTCTGTCTTTAGGGGTGATGGGCTGGTGTCTGGAGAACAGCGGCACTAGTTCCCATTCCTGGAGGGTCCACAGCCACTCTCAGACTGTCACAACCAACAACTGGCAGTTTGAGGGCCTGTGGATGACCTGCGCAGCCAAGACTCTGGGCTCTGTGCAGTGCCAGAGATACAAGACTGTACTGGAGCTACCAGTTGAGAGACACATGCAATACTCAGTGCAATACTCACATGGACTATTAAAGGGCCAATCTTTAgtttaaacaaaaacaaaatagttTTGGTAAACAGCGGAGGAATGTtgttggagaaatgtaaccactttcaAATTCAAAGCGCCATGGATGCATGAACTGACCATCCAaactatagttttaaccatgttcaAAAAAATCCTTGGCAATCTATACagagtaccccataatgacaaagcgaaaacagttttcagaccctttgctatgagactcgaaattgagctctgctgcatcctgtttcctactgatcatccttgagatgtttctacaacttgattggagtccaactgtggtaaattcaattgattggatatgatttggaaaggcacacacctgtctatataaggtccaacagttgacagtgcatgtcagagtaaaatccaagacatgaggtcgaagaaGTTGTCCATAGAGctttgagacaggattgtgtcgaggcacagatctggggaagggtaccaaaacatttctgcagcattgaaggtccccaagaacagtttagaaccaccaagacacttcctagagctggccacccagccaaactgaacaatcgggggagaaggaccttggtcagggaggtgaccaagaatccgatagTCACTCTatagttcctctatggagatgggagaacctaccGGAAgcacagccatctctgcagcactccaccaatcaggcctttttcaGGCCTttagtgaccagacggaagccactcctcagtaaaagaaaCATGGCAGCCtgcatggagtttgccaaaagattctccggtctgatgaaaccaagattgaactctttggcttgaatgccaagtgtaacatctggagtaaacctggcaccatccctacggtgaagcatggtggtggcagaatcatgctgtggggatgtttttcagtggcagggactgggagactagtcaggatcgaggcaaagatgaacagaacaaagtacatagagatccttgatgcaAACCTGCtccggacctcagactggggcgacggttcaccttccaataggacaaccaccctaagcacacagccaaggcaacgcaggagtggcCTGGGACAaatttctgaatgtccttgagtggcccggactTGAACGCGATCGAAcatgacctgaaaatagctgatcAGCAACacccattcatcctgacagagcttgagaggatctgcagagaggaatgggagaaactccctaaatacagttgtgccaagcttgtagcgtcataaccaaAGAGATTGTAGGCTGCCATAGGTGCTTCAAttaagtattgagtaaagggtctgaatacttatgtaaatataatttatatatatatatatatattagcgcaaacatttctaaaaaacctttttgctttgtcattatgggctattgttgAGGGGGGAactatctgcctctaaccctaggaagctctttgccaccttctcctccctcctgaatcctcctcccctcctccctctctgcagatgacttcgtcaaccattttgaaaagaaggtcgacgacatccgatcctcgtttgctaagtcaaacgacaccgctggttctgctcacactgccctaccctgtgctctgacctctttctcccctctctctccagatgaaatcttgcgtcttgtgacggccggccgcccaacaacctgcccgctcgaccttaacccctcctctcttctccagacaatttccggagaccttctcccttacctcacctcgctcatcaactcatccctgaccaaaGCGAGAgatctgaaaaaacctacactcgatccctccgatgtcaacaactacagaccagtatcccttctttcttttctctccaaaactcttgaacgtggtggccagctctcccgctatctctctcagaatgaccttcttgatccaaatcagtcaggtttcaagactagtcattcaactgagactgctcttctctgtctccgcaccgctaaagctaactctctctcctctgctctcatccttctagacctatcggctgccttcgatactgtgaaccatcagatcctcctctccaccctctccgagttgggcatctccggcgcggcccacgcttggattgcatcctacctgacaggtcgctcctaccaggtggcgtggcgagaatctgtctcctatcaccactggtgtcccccagggctctgttctaggccctctcctattctcgctatacaccaagtcacttggctctgtcataagctcacattctcctatcattgctatgcaaaACCAATTAATCTTTCCTTTTGACCAGGTGTcatctgcatgtctggcagacatatcagtgttgACGGATCACCACCTAGCTTCGGCaaacggagctgctcttcctcccggggaaggactgcccgttccatgatctttcacggttgacaactccattgtgtcctcctcccagagcgaagaaccttggcgtgatcctggacaacactctgtcgttctcaactaacatcaaggcggtggcccgttcctgtaggtttcTACAACaaagaccctgcctcacacaggaagcggcgcaggtcctaatccaggcacttgtcatctcccgtctgaatACTGGcttgcctgtgccattaaacccctacaactcatccaagcAGCACTGTTCAACCTTcatgctctctccactggctttactttacaagaccatggtgcttgcctacggagctgtaacggcacctcatacctccaggctctgatcaggccctacacccaaacaagggcactgcgttcatccacctcttaTTTGAGGAAgtcgctcagcccagtcaaaactgtttgctgctctggctccccaatggtggaacaaactccctacgacgccaggacagcggagtcaatcaccaccttccggagacacctgaaaccccacctctttaaggaataaaaggattaatccttctcaccccccttaaaagatttagatgcactattgtaaagtggctgttccactggatgtcatgtAATGCAATTTTAACTCATAAGAGCGTctagctaaatgacttaaatgtaatgtaaatgggacACCACGGAAGAGGTCGTTTAAAGAGTTATCATCTTGAATTAAACTTTAAATGTCATCACCTATCACATGAATAAACAGTCATCTTATAATAATCATTATCtcttatcatatcatcattcaGAACAGTTGTAATCTCATCCATCTGCAAAAACCGAATCCTTACTCTTGATTCAGTACTActcaaattggtttaattatgtatttactagctaactaTATAATAACAGGATAACATATACACTTAATACATGAGACAAAGGTCCCTAGTGGACTTTTACAATACGGTGGCTTTTTACACAACAAcatggagaaagagaaaaaagacactCATCGTCGATACTTTTCAGAACTATCCTCACATTTATCATATAGTTTGTACATGAACCACTGCCCATTTGAAATAAGGAATCATTCGTGATTTGACAAGAGTAGTAAGGATTGTTTGAAGAGTTTGAGATATTTGACTcaggacagctaatcagctgtACCAGTGATTGTCTGAGAGGGAATTTGTTTTACCACTCATGTTGGTATTCAGGATTCGGACCATGGTGGACATGAGCTGCAGCTCGCCGTCTCTCTGGTCTCAAAGAAGGTGAGTTTATTTCTTCACCTCATGTTGAGGTTTAAAGTTCCAACCATTTCAAACATGTAGCTCTCACCTCATGTTTCCTGGTCTCTGAGATTCAGCGTTTAAACCACTTTAGACTTGGGCTGCAACTCCCCATCTTTCCTGGTCTACTGTTAATTTCTGTGGGCAATCCTTTTATGCACTCAAGTCAAAGGGGACGGTTCCATCACTCTGACATGCTCTCTGACCTCATTCAGGGCGTGGCTACTTACTATGAACAGTATATAGGAGATTCTCTTATCCCTCCTAAAATCACATTCATATCTTAACAAAAATTCTTCAATAATTTTCCATATTATATTATATGCACAACATTGGATGGAAACTTGACAGATAAAGGGGAtatactttccaagttacagtatttttTTATACCAGTTTTAATGACATAAcaaaataaataacaacatgaCATTAGTTTTCTATAGCTCCCCACTGACCATTCACCACATTCTTATGTTAGAAATATTGATCCAGTATTCAGTTTTGGACATGTTAGAGTTTTGGCGAGAAAAGCTGTCTGTTAACAAAGACATTCCTTTGCTTGATACTAAAGTGGGAGAAATATCCCCTTCTCCTGCAGGGTATAAACGGTCAAAGACATACTTCCTTCACCTGGTAGATGTCTCAAGTTTCAAAATGAGGAGTGTGTATGCACGGACATTAGTTTGTGGGCAAAAGCAATGTATAAACATTGCAAAGGCGCCTTTCGATTAACTAATGCCAGCCAACAGTGTGACCCTAGCAGTTACATTAAAATCCTTAGACTCTTGATGGAGTTTTACATTTGTAAGGTGAATATGCTGCTTTGATAAGTGTCCATACAGCACAAATTAATTAAGAAACTGAGCAAAGATCTAAAGAAGTATTTGCGTTACAAAAGTATTGTGTAGTTGAGGCtgacatactgtatctgttaAATAAATTGTAGCATGCCTGTAGTACGGAGGACAGCCTCAGCAGGACTTTTTGAAGCTGTTCTCATAATGGACACTGTAGTATGGTAGTCTTTTTGAATTCCTTTCCAATGTGACGGACACTTTCAACTGGCTACCTCCAGACTGAAGAATGCATGCCATATGGTCTCAGTTTCAGGCCATGAAAGTACTCTGGATGTAAATCGCACAAGTATGTATCATTGTATCATCGCTCAGTCAATCATTGACAGTCACACTGACCTTGGTTTCCTTTCACCTCTATGACACAGCAACAGGCTCCTAGATAAGCACATGTTCATAAGAATGAAGAACTGTAGTCAGAACTGTAGTCACCTTACCACCAAAGGTCAGAGTACTTTCATTGttacagagagagaataaaagagtTTTGTCTAACCTGAAAATAATAGTGAGCATATTCTAAGGAGATACCAATGGCAAACCTCAATGGCAGGTATCTATTGTGAAACTCCTGATTTAATAGTTGAGGAAGTCAAACAGTGTCATTGCTTTCGATTAACCAATCTGTCATATTGTTTATCTCCTTAGACTACCCCTAAgctgagtttgacacccctgtcaAAGGGAACTGTAAAGGGAAAAGTTTCCTGCTCCTCTGTCACTTCCCTCTTAAACAAATGGTTAATGTTACGATGCGATTTTGCTgtgtgaaggtcagtcaattacATACAGCAACCTTAACTAGTTCGCTTTGTTGGATTCCTGATGTTGCCAAATGTTTTAAGAATAAGAGGAACACAATCTGTCTTCATATTCTCAATGGAGTGTCACTTCAGCAAACATGAATGATCCATGCATTGCTACAGTTCTGTATCTTAGACACACCCTACATCTGATTTAACGTGTGTTCTGTAGTTCACATACAGGAAGTTGATATAGGCATTTAGCGGTATGTCTAACAATGAAAAAAAGGCCACCAGTACTTGCTTGATAGCATCAATTGAAGTCTGTTTATTTTCTTTAGGCAACATGTCCCACTAGCACACCCTGCAAAATGTATGCTATGCcttctttagtgtgtgtgtgtgtgttgtgagacaCGCAAGGGGATAGAGTTGAGCACATTTCCCGTATTGACTCCAAGGCCCAGTCTGCTCAGGCCCTCTATCGATCCAATGTCTGTTGTTGACTGGAACTCTGTTTCTTCCTGTGGTCAGATTACATACAGGAATGTCGAGCCCTGATGATCATCGCTCTGCTCCTGGGTCTAGCGTCCATCATTGTGTCAGTGCGGGGGCTGAAATGCACAGAGATCGGCAGCACTTCTGAACAGGCCACGGGCAAAATCATTCTGTCCGGCGGCAGCTTGTTCATCTTATCAGGTGTGTCCCCAACTGCCAGCATCATCACCAGAgtaccaatctctctctctcgcttcttccCCTCCCCCCACTCCGCATCTCTCTTTCTTCTGCCGCTTATCAACCATCTCAATCTGCCTCTCCTGCAGGTCTTTCCACCTTGACTGCTGTGTCATGGTACGCTGCGTGGGTGGTGCAGGAGTTCCTTGATCCATTCCTTGCAGGAGTAAGGTGAATACACATCCCAAAAGCTGAAGGTACTGCCTGGGAATTGGCGTTCTAGTTAGATCCTTAACCAATCAATTAAAACCTTGTTAATAAAAACCTTTTATTGAAGGAATCATTCTGATttggatacacacacacgtaaagtTGATTCATTCTCTGTCCCTGTAGGTTTGAGCTGggtacaggtctatacaggtcggCCATTCTAGGTGGGGTCATGCTCTGCTGTTCCTGTAAGAGAGGTCCACCAGCACCACCAACAGGGTGAGTAATTGCACCCACAAAGTTGAGTCCCAAATTACACAtgaatccctatatagtgcagtata from Oncorhynchus keta strain PuntledgeMale-10-30-2019 chromosome 18, Oket_V2, whole genome shotgun sequence harbors:
- the LOC127908584 gene encoding claudin-19-like — translated: MLLAFQVLGLSLGVMGWCLENSGTSSHSWRVHSHSQTVTTNNWQFEGLWMTCAAKTLGSVQCQRYKTVLELPVERHIQECRALMIIALLLGLASIIVSVRGLKCTEIGSTSEQATGKIILSGGSLFILSGLSTLTAVSWYAAWVVQEFLDPFLAGVRFELGTGLYRSAILGGVMLCCSCKRGPPAPPTGGYSYNYSKTSRGQQVYRAAPVSVGELKKKCCLFVCFRLLLQ